From Cyanobium sp. Tous-M-B4, the proteins below share one genomic window:
- a CDS encoding MoxR family ATPase, with the protein MSSPRLQPLISAIGQVLLGKDQAVRLALACLLARGHLLIEDLPGMGKTTLAEALARAFGLDFKRVSFTSDLLPADLTGINVFDASSASFHFQPGPLFSQVLLADEINRASPRTQSALLEAMAAGRVSVDGVSHPLPEPFLVIATQNGLDQVGTAPLPESQLDRFLMRLSLGYPDRRAERDLLSGQALPPASLEPLLDGAGLLELQRRATAQHCSSALLDYVLDLAAFSRRADQAGTGLSPRACQGLVAAARAWSLLEGRDHVTPADVQAVLPAVAEHRLVGDAATLLAGVDGLR; encoded by the coding sequence GTGTCCAGCCCCAGGCTGCAACCGCTGATCAGCGCCATTGGCCAGGTGTTACTGGGCAAGGACCAGGCGGTGCGGCTGGCGCTGGCCTGCCTGCTGGCCCGCGGCCATCTGCTGATCGAAGACCTGCCCGGCATGGGCAAAACCACCCTGGCCGAGGCCCTCGCCCGCGCCTTCGGCCTCGACTTCAAGCGGGTGAGCTTCACAAGCGACCTCCTGCCAGCCGATCTCACGGGCATCAACGTCTTTGATGCCAGCAGCGCCAGCTTCCACTTCCAGCCCGGCCCCCTATTCAGCCAGGTGCTGCTGGCCGATGAGATCAACCGCGCCAGCCCCCGCACCCAGAGCGCCCTGCTGGAGGCGATGGCAGCTGGTCGGGTGAGCGTCGATGGGGTGAGTCACCCGCTGCCCGAGCCCTTCCTGGTGATCGCCACCCAGAACGGTCTCGACCAGGTGGGCACCGCACCCCTGCCGGAATCCCAGCTGGATCGCTTCTTGATGAGGCTGAGCCTCGGTTATCCGGATCGACGGGCCGAGCGTGATCTGCTCAGCGGCCAGGCGCTGCCGCCAGCCAGCCTGGAGCCCCTGCTAGATGGCGCAGGCCTACTAGAGCTGCAGCGGCGAGCCACCGCCCAGCACTGCTCAAGCGCCCTACTCGACTACGTACTCGACCTGGCCGCTTTCAGCCGGCGAGCAGACCAAGCCGGCACCGGGCTGTCACCGCGAGCCTGCCAGGGGCTGGTGGCCGCCGCCCGGGCCTGGTCGCTGCTGGAGGGGCGGGACCACGTCACCCCCGCCGACGTGCAGGCGGTGCTGCCAGCTGTGGCTGAACACAGGTTGGTCGGCGATGCGGCGACGCTGCTGGCGGGGGTGGATGGTCTTCGCTAG
- a CDS encoding reprolysin-like metallopeptidase codes for MSIAISAITSQKWAEDLRRFSGHDRVVNYWLADSGERQSLGMSGREVKYIRKVFDRLDQITGLDFEEKDSRAKSDIDFYCVDSLNGNAIGVATSNRSWYDIEWVDRLGGELARIEAWVIAHEIGHTLGLDHPNSKPYDRRYDTMDTIMSYNYTGFRGFTDSDAAALQSLWS; via the coding sequence ATGAGTATCGCCATATCAGCTATTACCAGCCAAAAATGGGCTGAAGATCTTAGGAGGTTTTCGGGTCATGATCGCGTTGTAAATTATTGGCTCGCCGATAGTGGCGAGAGGCAAAGCCTTGGAATGTCGGGCCGGGAAGTAAAATATATTCGCAAGGTTTTCGATCGCCTTGATCAAATCACGGGTTTGGATTTCGAGGAAAAAGATAGTCGCGCAAAATCAGATATCGATTTCTATTGTGTGGACAGCTTGAATGGCAATGCTATCGGTGTGGCGACCAGCAATAGGTCTTGGTATGACATTGAATGGGTAGATAGACTTGGCGGCGAGCTGGCTCGTATTGAGGCTTGGGTGATAGCTCATGAAATTGGCCATACACTTGGACTGGATCATCCGAACAGCAAGCCTTACGACCGTCGCTATGACACTATGGATACTATTATGTCTTATAATTATACTGGCTTTAGGGGATTTACTGATTCCGATGCCGCAGCGCTGCAATCTCTATGGTCTTGA
- a CDS encoding aminotransferase class I/II-fold pyridoxal phosphate-dependent enzyme, whose protein sequence is MSLAPFDRHGGNLAAVAARLGCRPSQLLDASASLVPFGPPWFVRCSLLWAGLSAPLRAYPDRAYARLCRGLARLHGLQPDWLLPGNGAAELFTWAGRDAAASGVSVLAQPGFADYPRALACWDGAWLPQPLPMQVDWSAGVGAAQAYPAPPAGEVLWLTNPQNPTGALWTRASLEPLLQRFALVIADEAFLPLVPGGEAQSLIPLLPMHPNLVVIRSLTKLYGIAGLRLGYALGHPERLAQWASWRDPWPVNGLAAAVGERLLADPAAYRRWCGRVQRWTGREGAWLQRQLAQLPGITPLPSAANFLLIRAEHSLLPLCQVLEQRHHILLRDCRSFEGLGENWLRIGYQSHRNNRRILRALWQELGRFSSDSALAEIRPGCSEPNTRSDVPG, encoded by the coding sequence ATGTCTTTGGCGCCATTTGATCGCCATGGTGGCAATTTGGCCGCAGTCGCCGCGCGGCTCGGTTGCCGGCCCTCCCAGTTGCTTGATGCCAGCGCCTCTCTGGTTCCTTTCGGGCCGCCTTGGTTTGTGCGGTGCTCCTTGCTATGGGCCGGGCTGTCCGCGCCGCTACGGGCTTATCCCGACCGCGCCTATGCACGTTTGTGCCGCGGCCTGGCCCGGCTGCATGGCCTGCAGCCCGATTGGCTGTTGCCGGGTAACGGCGCAGCTGAGCTGTTCACTTGGGCGGGCCGGGATGCGGCGGCGTCAGGGGTAAGTGTGTTGGCCCAACCGGGCTTTGCCGACTATCCGCGGGCCCTGGCCTGCTGGGATGGGGCCTGGCTCCCCCAGCCGCTGCCGATGCAGGTGGATTGGTCTGCGGGAGTTGGTGCCGCTCAGGCCTACCCGGCCCCGCCGGCGGGCGAGGTGCTTTGGCTCACCAATCCCCAAAACCCCACTGGAGCACTCTGGACTCGCGCCTCCCTGGAGCCCCTGCTACAGCGCTTTGCCCTGGTGATCGCCGATGAGGCTTTCCTGCCGCTGGTGCCGGGTGGCGAGGCCCAGAGCCTGATCCCGCTGCTGCCTATGCACCCAAACCTGGTGGTGATCCGCAGCCTCACCAAGCTTTATGGCATAGCGGGCCTGCGCCTTGGCTATGCCCTTGGCCACCCCGAGCGCCTGGCCCAGTGGGCCTCCTGGCGCGATCCCTGGCCCGTGAATGGCCTGGCGGCCGCCGTAGGGGAGAGGCTGCTGGCTGATCCGGCGGCCTACCGGCGCTGGTGCGGCAGGGTGCAGCGCTGGACCGGCCGCGAGGGTGCCTGGCTGCAGCGTCAGCTGGCTCAGTTGCCTGGCATCACGCCCCTGCCTTCAGCCGCCAACTTCCTGTTGATCCGCGCTGAGCATTCGCTATTGCCGTTGTGCCAAGTCCTGGAGCAGCGCCATCACATCCTCTTGCGTGATTGCCGCTCTTTCGAGGGGCTAGGGGAAAACTGGCTGCGGATTGGCTATCAGAGCCACCGCAACAATCGCCGCATCCTGCGGGCCTTGTGGCAGGAATTAGGGCGCTTTAGTAGTGATAGCGCCCTTGCAGAAATTCGACCCGGCTGCTCTGAACCAAATACACGCAGCGATGTTCCTGGGTGA
- a CDS encoding Txe/YoeB family addiction module toxin, giving the protein MGPSWQAVIHPEFLDDLQHWVRHEPRTAKRLIELMQAILKDPFEGIGKAEPLKYLGPGVWSRRITQEHRCVYLVQSSRVEFLQGRYHY; this is encoded by the coding sequence ATGGGCCCCTCCTGGCAGGCGGTGATTCACCCAGAGTTTCTAGATGACTTGCAGCATTGGGTGCGCCACGAGCCACGCACCGCTAAACGGCTGATTGAGCTGATGCAAGCCATCTTGAAAGATCCTTTTGAGGGCATCGGCAAAGCCGAACCGCTCAAATACTTGGGGCCGGGCGTCTGGTCTCGGCGGATCACCCAGGAACATCGCTGCGTGTATTTGGTTCAGAGCAGCCGGGTCGAATTTCTGCAAGGGCGCTATCACTACTAA
- a CDS encoding type II toxin-antitoxin system Phd/YefM family antitoxin, producing the protein MAIETTYSQAREGLKGLMDRAVQDREVVMVRRRKGGDVALVAADELAGLLETAHLLRSPANAERLLTALSRAREQSLDPINLTDLVSSLQG; encoded by the coding sequence GTGGCAATTGAAACTACTTACAGCCAAGCCAGAGAAGGCTTGAAGGGCCTGATGGACCGTGCCGTGCAAGACCGAGAAGTCGTGATGGTGCGGCGGCGCAAGGGCGGCGATGTGGCCCTAGTGGCTGCTGATGAACTAGCCGGCCTACTGGAAACAGCCCATCTGCTGCGCTCACCGGCGAATGCGGAGCGTCTTCTCACAGCCCTAAGCAGAGCCCGCGAGCAGAGCCTGGACCCGATCAACCTGACGGACCTTGTCAGCAGCCTTCAAGGCTGA
- a CDS encoding glycosyltransferase — protein sequence MPRLLIAASGTGGHLFPALAVADAMPSDWSVSWLGVPDRLERQLVPSRYPLHTVRAGGLQGRGLRKLLNLLQLLQAVRSVRRLIRRERIAAVFTSGGYIAAPAILAARWAGVPVVLHESNAVPGKVTRLLGRLCSQVAVGLPQAAARLPRCRPVLTGTPVRQAFLEPAPLPDWAPKGSGPLLLVMGGSQGAVGLNQMVRPLLAKLTAAGVRVVHLTGSNDPEAGQPLPAGVVELPFSDEIPGLLQHAALAISRSGAGALSELAVCGTPAVLVPYPAAADHHQDVNAAAAAELGAAVIVWQHGPGEPALERSLWRLLGPRLRGAAAACDPLKQMSTAMGDLAVRDADQRVAAMLRKP from the coding sequence ATGCCCAGGCTCCTAATTGCTGCCAGCGGCACCGGTGGCCACCTATTCCCTGCCCTAGCAGTGGCCGATGCCATGCCGTCCGATTGGAGCGTGTCGTGGCTGGGGGTGCCAGACCGACTGGAACGTCAGCTGGTGCCGAGCCGCTATCCACTGCACACGGTGCGGGCCGGGGGGCTGCAAGGCCGGGGCCTGCGCAAGCTGCTCAACCTGCTGCAACTGCTGCAGGCGGTTCGATCGGTGAGACGGTTGATCCGGCGCGAACGCATCGCAGCGGTCTTTACCAGCGGCGGCTACATCGCGGCGCCTGCAATCCTGGCGGCCCGCTGGGCCGGCGTGCCGGTGGTGCTGCATGAGAGCAACGCTGTGCCCGGCAAGGTGACCCGCCTGCTGGGCCGCCTCTGCAGCCAGGTGGCGGTGGGCCTGCCCCAGGCCGCTGCCCGCCTGCCCCGCTGCCGCCCCGTGCTGACGGGAACGCCGGTGCGGCAAGCCTTTCTGGAGCCCGCCCCCCTGCCCGACTGGGCTCCCAAAGGCTCCGGGCCCCTGCTGCTGGTGATGGGCGGCAGCCAGGGAGCCGTGGGTCTCAACCAGATGGTGCGCCCCCTGCTTGCCAAGCTCACGGCTGCAGGCGTGCGGGTGGTGCACCTCACCGGCAGCAACGACCCCGAGGCAGGCCAGCCCCTGCCGGCAGGGGTGGTGGAGCTTCCCTTCAGCGACGAGATCCCCGGCCTGCTGCAGCACGCCGCCCTGGCGATCAGCCGCAGCGGCGCCGGCGCCTTAAGTGAACTGGCAGTGTGCGGCACCCCGGCGGTGCTGGTGCCCTACCCCGCCGCCGCCGACCACCACCAGGACGTCAACGCCGCCGCCGCCGCCGAACTTGGGGCGGCCGTGATCGTGTGGCAGCACGGCCCCGGCGAGCCGGCCCTCGAGCGCAGCCTCTGGCGGCTGCTGGGCCCGCGCCTGCGGGGGGCAGCAGCTGCTTGTGATCCCCTAAAGCAAATGTCTACAGCCATGGGCGACCTGGCGGTGCGCGATGCCGATCAGCGAGTGGCGGCGATGCTGAGAAAACCCTAA
- a CDS encoding EF-hand domain-containing protein, translated as MRISPAALMGALAGALLVTLSGFAQQPAQAADELQQYQQRLGKLFRQLDSNGDGRLERDEVRSNAYLQRHFSRLDRANKGYLTPEDLR; from the coding sequence ATGAGGATTTCCCCTGCCGCCTTGATGGGTGCCCTTGCGGGCGCGCTGCTGGTGACCCTGAGCGGTTTCGCCCAGCAACCAGCCCAAGCAGCCGATGAACTGCAGCAATACCAACAGCGGCTAGGCAAACTGTTTCGGCAGCTCGATAGCAACGGCGATGGGCGCTTGGAGCGTGATGAGGTGCGCTCCAATGCCTACCTCCAGCGACACTTCAGCCGCCTCGATCGCGCTAATAAGGGCTATTTGACCCCAGAGGACCTGCGCTGA
- a CDS encoding response regulator codes for MAQGQSIWVVDDDPELRRMVGTYLMDQGYDVRCLADGAQLMARLAGQRPDLVVLDLMLPGDDGLTLLRRLRDGGDDLPVVMLTAKGDAVDRIIGLEQGADDYLAKPFLPRELTARIEAVLRRRVALPAGTPLAEAEMLTIGEQVLDQAARTLEHGGKVTLLTSGEFALLAAFVQHPHRPLSRERLVELARGPDSVTDSRSMDVQVSRLRKLVEPDPARPRYLQTVWGYGYVFVPDGQPRSR; via the coding sequence ATGGCCCAAGGGCAAAGCATCTGGGTTGTGGATGACGACCCCGAACTAAGGCGGATGGTGGGTACCTACCTGATGGACCAGGGATACGACGTGCGTTGCCTGGCCGATGGGGCTCAGTTGATGGCGCGGCTAGCGGGCCAGCGACCTGATCTGGTGGTGCTCGATTTGATGCTGCCTGGCGACGATGGCCTCACCCTGTTGCGGCGCCTGCGCGACGGCGGCGATGACCTGCCGGTGGTGATGCTCACTGCCAAGGGCGATGCCGTGGATCGGATCATCGGCCTGGAGCAGGGTGCTGACGACTATCTGGCCAAGCCGTTTCTGCCGCGGGAGCTCACGGCCCGTATCGAGGCCGTGCTGCGCCGCCGCGTCGCCCTGCCGGCCGGAACTCCCCTGGCTGAAGCAGAGATGCTGACGATTGGCGAGCAGGTGCTCGATCAGGCGGCCCGCACCCTGGAGCACGGTGGCAAGGTCACCTTGCTTACCTCCGGCGAATTCGCCCTACTTGCGGCCTTTGTGCAGCATCCGCATCGACCCCTATCGCGCGAGCGCCTGGTGGAACTGGCACGGGGGCCCGATTCAGTGACAGACAGCCGCAGCATGGATGTGCAGGTGTCGCGGCTACGCAAGTTGGTGGAGCCGGATCCCGCTCGTCCCCGCTATCTGCAGACGGTGTGGGGCTATGGCTATGTATTTGTGCCCGATGGTCAACCTCGCAGCCGTTAG
- a CDS encoding HAMP domain-containing sensor histidine kinase: MVNLAAVRYGLVGLGVALLSTLQLQLLLAERLQRDRITQQGPEVLFQLRLAELALDRLPPARLARLSGLPLRVGAKPPRRSDRALEVQAQLLRQELCASLNPCPSVLPALAPQRGVWVQLLSPLDPVWLLVPIPPVRPWPPDPWLLLVGLGLGGSVALLLFFLLEVQRPLLLLQQVLGGVGRRGWPDVQQEQGTLVVRQLTARFNAMVQRLQAVEEERAVMLAGIAHDLKSPLTRLRFRISLLDLAQADLQQADLQQAVVDLDSLERITGQFLLFAGGGDQEVALAVPLEQLLAEQAAGLAASELELDLEPLLRVVQPVALARAVANLIANARSYGAPPLRLQLRAAEPAGEGFRIVIWDCGPGIPPERWDQALMPFQRLDAARGGGGHCGLGLAIAARVARSHGGHLERLEADGDSAWRFGIALYGRSQEES; the protein is encoded by the coding sequence ATGGTCAACCTCGCAGCCGTTAGGTATGGGCTGGTGGGGCTGGGGGTGGCCCTGCTCAGCACTCTGCAGTTGCAATTGCTGCTTGCGGAACGCTTACAACGCGATCGGATTACCCAGCAGGGACCAGAGGTTTTGTTTCAGCTGCGCCTGGCGGAGCTGGCGCTTGATCGCTTGCCGCCAGCCAGGTTGGCGCGCCTTAGCGGCCTACCCCTGCGCGTTGGAGCTAAACCGCCCAGGCGATCTGATCGGGCTCTGGAAGTTCAGGCGCAGCTGCTGCGCCAAGAGCTCTGCGCCAGCCTCAATCCGTGCCCTTCCGTGCTGCCGGCGTTGGCCCCCCAAAGGGGGGTGTGGGTTCAGTTGCTGTCACCCCTTGATCCGGTGTGGTTATTGGTGCCTATTCCCCCGGTGCGTCCTTGGCCTCCGGATCCCTGGTTGCTGCTGGTGGGCCTGGGGTTAGGGGGCAGTGTGGCTCTGCTGTTGTTCTTTCTGTTGGAAGTTCAGCGGCCGTTGCTGTTGCTACAGCAGGTTCTTGGCGGCGTAGGCCGCCGCGGTTGGCCTGACGTTCAGCAGGAGCAGGGCACGCTCGTTGTGAGACAACTCACCGCTCGTTTCAATGCCATGGTGCAGCGATTGCAGGCCGTCGAAGAAGAGAGGGCCGTGATGTTGGCTGGCATCGCCCACGACCTCAAGAGTCCACTTACCAGGTTGCGTTTTCGGATCAGCCTGTTGGACCTGGCCCAAGCTGATCTGCAGCAAGCTGATCTGCAGCAAGCAGTGGTTGACCTCGACTCCTTGGAGCGGATCACTGGCCAGTTCTTGTTATTTGCTGGCGGTGGCGACCAGGAAGTCGCTCTAGCTGTGCCCTTGGAGCAGCTATTGGCCGAGCAGGCGGCTGGCCTAGCGGCTTCTGAGCTCGAATTAGATTTAGAGCCGCTGCTGAGGGTGGTGCAGCCTGTTGCCCTTGCCCGTGCTGTGGCCAATTTGATCGCCAACGCTCGTAGCTATGGAGCTCCGCCTCTGCGCTTGCAACTGCGAGCTGCAGAGCCGGCAGGGGAAGGGTTTCGGATTGTGATTTGGGATTGCGGCCCCGGCATCCCCCCAGAGCGCTGGGATCAGGCGTTAATGCCATTTCAGCGTCTCGATGCCGCCCGGGGAGGCGGCGGTCACTGTGGCCTGGGCCTGGCGATCGCCGCCCGGGTTGCCCGCTCCCATGGCGGCCACCTGGAGCGGTTGGAAGCTGATGGTGATTCAGCTTGGCGGTTTGGAATTGCTCTCTATGGGCGCTCTCAAGAGGAGTCTTAA
- a CDS encoding phosphoglycerate kinase, translating into MAKRSLASLSADELSGKRVLVRVDFNVPLDDAGAITDDTRIRAALPTINDLSSKGAKVILAAHFGRPKGQVNEAMRLTPVAARLAELLGKPVVKTDSCIGPDAEAKVAAMAAGDVVLLENVRFFAEEEKNDAGFAAQLAALADVYVNDAFGAAHRAHASTEGVTKALSPSVAGYLMEKELQYLQGAIDEPKRPLAAIVGGSKVSSKIGVLEALIDKCDKVLIGGGMIFTFYKARGLAVGKSLVEEDKLELAKELEAKAAAKGVQLLLPTDVVLADNFAPDANSQTVSIDAIPDGWMGLDIGPDSLKAFQEALADCKTVIWNGPMGVFEFDKFAAGTNGIAHTLADLSGKGCCTIIGGGDSVAAVEKVGVAEKMSHISTGGGASLELLEGKVLPGVSALDEA; encoded by the coding sequence ATGGCGAAGCGATCCCTGGCCAGCCTTTCGGCCGATGAGCTCAGCGGCAAACGCGTGCTGGTGCGGGTCGACTTCAACGTACCGCTAGATGACGCCGGTGCCATCACCGACGACACCCGCATCCGGGCCGCCCTGCCCACCATCAATGACCTGAGCAGCAAGGGCGCCAAGGTGATCCTGGCGGCCCACTTCGGCCGTCCCAAGGGCCAGGTGAACGAAGCCATGCGCCTCACTCCCGTGGCTGCCCGCCTGGCTGAGCTGCTCGGCAAGCCTGTAGTGAAAACCGACAGCTGCATCGGCCCCGACGCCGAAGCCAAGGTGGCTGCCATGGCCGCAGGCGATGTGGTGCTGCTCGAAAACGTGCGCTTCTTCGCTGAAGAAGAGAAGAACGACGCCGGTTTCGCTGCCCAGCTGGCCGCCCTTGCCGATGTTTATGTGAACGACGCCTTTGGCGCCGCCCACCGGGCCCATGCCTCCACCGAAGGCGTCACCAAGGCGCTCAGCCCCAGCGTGGCCGGCTACCTGATGGAGAAGGAGCTCCAGTACCTGCAGGGCGCAATTGACGAACCCAAGCGTCCCCTAGCGGCGATCGTGGGCGGCTCCAAGGTGAGCTCCAAAATCGGCGTGCTCGAGGCCCTGATCGACAAGTGCGACAAGGTGCTGATCGGCGGCGGCATGATTTTCACCTTCTACAAAGCCCGTGGCCTAGCGGTGGGCAAGAGCCTGGTGGAAGAGGACAAGCTTGAGCTAGCCAAAGAGCTCGAGGCCAAGGCGGCCGCCAAGGGCGTGCAGCTACTGCTGCCCACCGATGTGGTGCTGGCCGACAACTTCGCCCCCGACGCCAACAGCCAGACCGTGTCGATCGATGCCATCCCCGATGGCTGGATGGGCCTGGACATCGGCCCCGACTCGCTCAAAGCCTTCCAGGAGGCCCTAGCCGACTGCAAAACCGTGATCTGGAACGGCCCCATGGGCGTGTTCGAGTTCGACAAGTTTGCCGCCGGCACCAACGGCATCGCCCACACACTGGCCGACCTGAGTGGCAAGGGCTGCTGCACGATCATCGGCGGTGGCGACTCGGTAGCAGCCGTGGAAAAGGTGGGCGTAGCCGAGAAGATGTCCCACATCTCCACCGGCGGTGGCGCCAGCCTGGAGCTGCTGGAAGGCAAGGTGCTGCCGGGCGTGTCAGCACTAGATGAAGCCTGA
- a CDS encoding universal stress protein, which yields MFDTVLFPIDQSRQAMETSSVALKLAQQHASKLVLLSVVEPEQDDPAAVAALLQQARARFEEAGVSCQVIEREGKPAFVIGDVADEINADVIVMGTRGIAIESDQQSTAARVIQLAPCPVLVVP from the coding sequence ATGTTTGACACCGTTCTCTTTCCCATTGACCAGAGCCGCCAGGCGATGGAAACGTCATCGGTGGCTTTGAAACTTGCCCAGCAGCACGCCAGCAAGCTGGTGTTGCTGTCGGTAGTGGAGCCCGAGCAGGACGACCCAGCGGCGGTCGCTGCCCTGCTGCAGCAAGCCCGCGCTCGCTTTGAAGAGGCTGGCGTCAGCTGCCAGGTGATCGAGCGGGAGGGCAAGCCCGCCTTTGTGATTGGCGATGTGGCAGATGAGATCAACGCTGACGTGATCGTGATGGGCACCCGCGGCATTGCGATCGAGAGTGATCAGCAGAGCACCGCCGCCCGGGTGATCCAGCTGGCTCCCTGTCCGGTGCTGGTGGTGCCCTGA
- the ylqF gene encoding ribosome biogenesis GTPase YlqF: MPQTLPLSVNAPAIQWYPGHIAKAEKALSANLAKVDLVIEVRDARIPMATSHPRLQRWIGNKQHLLVLNRVDMIPPPVRQAWTAWFRAQEQTCWWCDAKAGTGVKQLQQAAIRAGVALNVRRAGRGMKPRPVRALMLGFPNVGKSALINRLVRQKVVDSARRAGVTRSLRWVRLGQDLDLLDAPGVLPPRLDDQQAALRLALCDDIGQAAYDNEAAARAFLQLLTLLEAEPAAGVPAGLVGQRYGIPLGVLPGGGPDVEGWLVTAAERHTSGDSLRMATKLLDDFRCARLGAIALELPALTPP, encoded by the coding sequence ATGCCCCAGACGCTTCCGCTCAGCGTCAACGCTCCCGCTATTCAGTGGTACCCAGGCCACATCGCTAAGGCGGAGAAAGCTCTCAGCGCCAACCTGGCCAAGGTGGACCTCGTGATCGAGGTGCGCGATGCCCGCATACCGATGGCCACCTCCCACCCGCGGCTGCAGCGCTGGATCGGCAATAAGCAACACCTGCTGGTGCTCAACCGGGTCGACATGATCCCGCCGCCGGTGCGCCAGGCCTGGACCGCCTGGTTTCGAGCCCAGGAGCAGACCTGCTGGTGGTGTGACGCCAAGGCCGGCACCGGCGTGAAGCAGCTGCAGCAGGCGGCGATCCGGGCCGGCGTAGCCCTCAATGTTCGCCGGGCTGGGCGGGGCATGAAGCCACGGCCGGTGCGGGCGCTGATGCTGGGCTTCCCCAATGTGGGTAAATCGGCCCTGATCAACCGGCTGGTGCGTCAGAAAGTCGTAGACAGCGCCCGCCGTGCCGGTGTGACCCGCAGCCTCCGCTGGGTGCGGCTGGGCCAGGACCTCGACCTGCTCGACGCCCCCGGCGTGCTTCCTCCCCGCCTCGACGACCAGCAGGCAGCCCTGCGCCTGGCTCTCTGCGACGACATTGGCCAGGCGGCCTACGACAACGAGGCCGCCGCCCGGGCCTTCTTGCAGCTGCTCACCCTGCTTGAAGCCGAGCCAGCTGCTGGCGTGCCGGCTGGGCTGGTGGGCCAGCGCTACGGCATCCCCCTGGGTGTGCTGCCCGGCGGCGGTCCGGATGTGGAGGGCTGGCTGGTGACAGCTGCGGAGCGCCACACCAGCGGTGACAGCCTGCGCATGGCCACAAAACTCCTTGATGATTTTCGCTGCGCTCGCTTGGGTGCCATTGCGCTTGAGTTGCCGGCTCTGACGCCGCCATGA
- a CDS encoding RluA family pseudouridine synthase, translating to MSEFGEGEGELLTLSYPKPLPMRLDRWLVAQRPEQSRARIQKFIEAGYVRVNGVTGRAKTPLRQGDSVALWMPPPEPLPYLLPQAMPLDVLFEDAHLIVLNKPAGLTVHPAPGNKDGTLVNGLLHHCPDLPGIGGELRPGIVHRLDKDTTGCIVVAKSQEALVKLQVQIQKRIASRQYLAVVHGQPAGDSGTIVGAIGRHPVDRKKYAVVHDDSGRHACTHWRLVERLGDYSLLRFKLDTGRTHQIRVHCAHIGHPIVGDPTYSRCRKLPLELPGQALHAVQLGLDHPITQQRLVCEAPLPEAFERLLAVLRRR from the coding sequence ATGAGCGAATTCGGCGAGGGCGAAGGCGAGCTGTTGACTCTCTCCTATCCCAAGCCGCTGCCGATGCGGTTGGATCGCTGGCTGGTGGCGCAGCGGCCGGAGCAGAGCCGCGCCCGGATCCAGAAGTTCATCGAGGCGGGTTATGTGCGGGTGAACGGCGTCACGGGGCGGGCCAAGACTCCCCTGCGCCAAGGCGACAGCGTGGCGCTGTGGATGCCGCCGCCCGAGCCCCTTCCTTACCTGCTGCCCCAGGCGATGCCCCTGGATGTGCTGTTTGAAGACGCCCACCTGATCGTGCTCAACAAGCCCGCCGGGCTCACGGTGCACCCGGCGCCCGGCAACAAGGACGGCACCTTGGTGAATGGCCTGTTGCACCACTGCCCAGATCTGCCCGGTATCGGCGGCGAGCTGCGGCCCGGCATCGTGCATCGGCTCGATAAGGACACCACGGGCTGCATCGTGGTGGCCAAGAGCCAGGAGGCCCTGGTGAAGCTGCAGGTGCAGATCCAGAAGCGCATCGCTTCCCGCCAGTACCTGGCGGTGGTGCACGGCCAGCCAGCTGGCGATTCCGGCACGATCGTCGGGGCGATCGGCCGCCATCCCGTCGACCGCAAGAAATATGCGGTGGTCCACGACGACTCGGGGCGTCATGCCTGCACCCATTGGCGCCTGGTGGAGCGCCTGGGGGATTACAGCTTGCTGCGCTTCAAGCTCGACACGGGCCGCACCCACCAGATCCGGGTGCACTGCGCCCACATCGGTCACCCGATCGTGGGCGACCCCACCTACTCCCGCTGCCGCAAGCTGCCGCTTGAGCTACCTGGCCAGGCCTTGCACGCCGTGCAACTGGGACTTGATCACCCGATCACCCAGCAGCGCCTGGTGTGCGAAGCGCCGCTGCCGGAGGCGTTCGAGCGCTTGCTGGCGGTGCTCAGGCGGCGCTAG